Proteins from a genomic interval of Borrelia hispanica CRI:
- the bdr gene encoding Bdr family repetitive protein: MEYMMQPVVTRQMVLNELVKAGINREIADDLSYRYYKNELTYKDIEYLKENFDIKLKHLEEKICDIKEELISRIDNKFNEVDNKIDNVRSELRSDIRDLDNKIDTLNHDLKSTIKEFDNKMNTIESSFNIKIDTKFNELDNKIEINKIELNSKLKLHNWMFGTIITITVGILLTLIFK, from the coding sequence ATGGAGTATATGATGCAACCAGTAGTAACCAGGCAAATGGTATTAAATGAGCTTGTAAAAGCGGGTATTAATAGAGAAATTGCTGATGATTTGTCTTATAGATACTATAAAAATGAGCTTACTTATAAAGATATTGAGTATCTCAAAGAAAACTTTGACATAAAATTAAAACATTTAGAAGAAAAAATTTGTGACATAAAAGAAGAACTTATTAGTAGAATAGATAACAAATTCAATGAGGTTGATAATAAGATAGACAACGTAAGAAGTGAATTAAGATCAGATATTAGAGATCTTGATAATAAAATTGATACTTTAAATCATGATTTAAAGTCTACTATTAAAGAATTTGATAATAAGATGAATACCATTGAAAGTAGCTTCAATATTAAGATTGATACTAAATTTAATGAGCTTGATAATAAAATTGAAATTAACAAAATAGAACTTAATAGTAAATTAAAATTACATAATTGGATGTTTGGGACTATTATTACCATAACTGTAGGAATTTTATTGACACTGATCTTTAAATAA